A genomic window from Deinococcus ruber includes:
- a CDS encoding TolC family protein: MNPLLPHTRVASALLLSLALLPFAQAQDAAATPLSLPQAVSSALTAGATVRDARAGADAAAATLKAVQADPSTLSAALLSAQQANTLAQANGAQARLTAIQNAVDAFTALYQTQEQVDQQALQVQVDEKNLQVAQVKLSTKNGTALDVQNAQNTLASSRQDLTAAQAQTVVNSQKLANVIGKPGSYTATTPSAPPTVKVNTALSTNYPALLTDQQAVDAAALSVKLADNEFTARVTLDQAKTKLASAQSDLSTLQKTLNTTLATAQSSAEAAQATYQTAIQSEVNAQATYKQDNVRYSTGTISAVQLLQSQLALKKAQYTRAQALVALWQALATLGSASGQDQTGLAGQ, translated from the coding sequence ATGAACCCACTGTTGCCCCATACTCGAGTTGCTTCGGCCCTCCTTCTCAGCTTGGCCCTGTTGCCGTTCGCGCAGGCGCAGGATGCAGCGGCAACTCCACTGTCCCTCCCGCAGGCGGTCTCTTCCGCGTTAACGGCAGGGGCCACCGTCCGCGACGCCCGGGCGGGCGCAGATGCAGCCGCCGCGACCCTCAAGGCCGTTCAGGCCGATCCTTCCACCCTGAGTGCGGCGCTCCTAAGTGCTCAGCAGGCCAATACCCTGGCACAGGCGAATGGAGCGCAGGCCCGCCTGACTGCCATTCAGAATGCCGTGGATGCCTTCACGGCGCTGTACCAGACGCAGGAGCAGGTCGACCAACAGGCCCTGCAAGTCCAGGTCGATGAAAAGAACCTTCAGGTAGCCCAGGTCAAACTGAGCACCAAGAACGGCACCGCGCTCGACGTCCAGAACGCCCAGAACACCCTGGCGAGCAGCCGTCAGGATCTGACGGCTGCTCAGGCACAGACGGTGGTGAACAGCCAGAAGCTCGCCAACGTGATCGGCAAGCCCGGCAGCTACACCGCCACGACACCCAGCGCGCCACCGACGGTCAAGGTGAACACCGCGCTCAGTACCAACTACCCGGCGCTGCTGACCGATCAGCAGGCGGTCGATGCGGCGGCATTGAGCGTCAAACTCGCCGACAACGAATTCACCGCCCGCGTCACGCTCGATCAGGCGAAGACCAAGCTGGCGAGCGCCCAGAGCGATCTTTCGACGCTCCAGAAGACGCTGAACACCACCCTGGCGACCGCCCAGAGCAGCGCCGAAGCGGCCCAGGCCACCTACCAGACGGCGATTCAGAGCGAAGTCAACGCCCAGGCCACGTACAAGCAGGACAACGTGCGCTACAGCACCGGAACCATCAGCGCGGTGCAGCTCCTCCAGAGCCAGCTCGCGCTGAAGAAAGCTCAGTACACGCGCGCTCAGGCACTCGTGGCGCTGTGGCAGGCGCTCGCCACACTTGGCAGCGCCAGCGGGCAGGATCAGACCGGGCTGGCGGGCCAGTAG
- a CDS encoding TolC family protein encodes MTAQLNLSIAQRSLVLAQRQLAQLQAFQAVGNATLPSVQSAQAAVQDAQTALLRAQAELDSARRALGTLTGSDLSARTFNPDVTPAVSTLTTLPSTAAGLSAARAFSPAMASAQKSVTDAQASIDSARRARDLPDASLSTSYGSGSGSSCSGLSASLNLGSGVASASYTQPFTLGSTTASSTSFALDLSASFNILDPGADGTLKLADLQLQQAQAALTVQGQRVDQTALDAYSTARIATQAIAARQTSVTAYTTALATAQTRLSVGLSTETDVLKAQIALAQAQLALNTAQISALTGLPPGL; translated from the coding sequence GTGACCGCGCAGTTGAACCTGAGTATCGCCCAGCGTTCGCTTGTCCTGGCGCAGCGGCAACTGGCGCAGCTCCAGGCGTTTCAGGCGGTGGGGAATGCCACGCTGCCCAGCGTGCAGAGCGCCCAGGCAGCGGTACAGGACGCCCAGACCGCGCTGCTGCGGGCACAGGCCGAACTCGACTCGGCGCGGCGGGCGCTGGGCACCCTGACCGGCAGCGACCTGAGCGCCAGGACGTTCAACCCCGATGTGACACCCGCCGTCAGCACGCTGACGACGCTGCCCAGCACGGCGGCTGGCCTGAGCGCCGCCCGCGCCTTCAGCCCCGCGATGGCGAGCGCCCAGAAGAGCGTGACCGACGCTCAGGCCAGCATCGACAGCGCCCGGCGCGCCCGTGACCTGCCCGACGCGTCGCTCAGCACGTCGTATGGTTCCGGCAGCGGAAGCAGCTGCAGCGGTCTGAGCGCCAGCCTCAATCTAGGCAGCGGCGTGGCGAGTGCCAGTTACACCCAGCCGTTCACCCTTGGCAGCACGACGGCCAGCAGTACCTCCTTTGCGCTTGATCTGAGCGCCAGCTTCAACATTCTCGATCCGGGGGCAGATGGCACGCTGAAGCTGGCCGATCTTCAACTCCAGCAGGCGCAGGCCGCGCTGACGGTCCAGGGGCAGAGGGTCGATCAGACCGCGCTCGACGCCTACAGCACGGCCCGCATCGCGACGCAGGCCATCGCCGCGCGACAGACGTCGGTGACGGCGTATACCACTGCGCTCGCCACCGCCCAGACGCGCCTCTCGGTGGGACTGTCCACCGAAACTGACGTGTTGAAGGCCCAGATCGCGCTCGCGCAGGCCCAGCTGGCCCTGAACACTGCCCAGATTAGCGCCCTGACCGGGCTGCCGCCGGGGCTGTAA
- a CDS encoding TolC family protein — protein MILGWATSAQSTEAQSVPTKPSPLLTTPPLVNPAPFTLSDALAGLSTSAQYRQAQLALSTAHAQLQAAQANLGPTAGVNGSVSLASGSSTATNGTVSSSTDLSISAGASVSLPVLPWSAAQTAARAYAVARATFAQTSAALTASTELAFAP, from the coding sequence GTGATCCTCGGATGGGCAACGTCGGCCCAAAGTACCGAAGCACAGTCAGTTCCAACCAAGCCTTCTCCTCTTCTGACAACGCCCCCGCTCGTAAATCCGGCACCTTTTACTCTCTCGGACGCACTGGCGGGCCTGAGCACCTCGGCGCAGTATCGGCAGGCGCAGCTCGCGCTGAGCACCGCCCACGCGCAGCTTCAGGCAGCACAGGCCAACCTCGGCCCCACGGCAGGCGTGAACGGCAGCGTCAGTCTGGCGAGCGGCAGCAGCACCGCCACCAACGGCACCGTCAGCAGCAGCACCGACCTGAGCATCAGTGCCGGGGCCAGCGTGAGTCTGCCAGTGCTGCCGTGGTCGGCAGCCCAGACCGCGGCCCGCGCGTATGCAGTGGCGCGCGCGACCTTCGCCCAGACCAGCGCCGCGCTGACCGCCAGCACCGAACTGGCCTTCGCGCCGTGA
- a CDS encoding response regulator transcription factor yields the protein MTARVGESAQVLRLECRADNLESKPCIPHDVMARLRTVLQDALPRSDGSSSRVYRVGNLEIDTGTVRVRLSGEVLPMTPAEFRLLVCMASSPGRAFTRAELLAAALPGSEARERVVDAHMGSARRKLEAGGGSGLLQTVRAVGYRLTGDG from the coding sequence ATGACCGCCCGGGTGGGAGAAAGCGCTCAGGTGCTGCGGCTGGAATGCAGGGCTGACAATCTGGAGAGCAAGCCCTGCATTCCGCACGACGTGATGGCACGCCTCAGGACCGTACTTCAGGACGCCTTGCCCCGGAGTGATGGTAGTTCGTCGCGGGTATACCGGGTAGGGAACCTGGAAATCGACACCGGGACGGTGCGGGTGCGTCTGTCGGGGGAGGTGCTGCCGATGACGCCAGCAGAATTCCGGCTGCTGGTATGTATGGCAAGTTCGCCAGGCCGGGCCTTCACACGGGCCGAACTGCTGGCCGCTGCGCTGCCCGGCTCTGAGGCACGCGAGCGGGTCGTCGACGCGCACATGGGAAGTGCCCGCCGGAAGCTGGAAGCGGGCGGGGGCAGCGGCCTGCTGCAGACGGTGCGGGCCGTTGGGTACCGCCTGACCGGAGATGGGTGA
- a CDS encoding sensor histidine kinase — translation MPAFLSQLSLLWPSSWRTVLVSLLLGMLLVVGVTVGGMLFFSNLVVQRQINSLPPDLRDQFRDHNDAGTAGLGGTEASGTGAEQATPTTGPQLQQHQAASVPDMAAFQYPTLIGPVMPLGVLKFSNPHAHRADGFLRDVGDSLRAASLVSAIFGLIVAVLLARRIARPISEVSEAAARVAAGDLSVRARLLPGDRETTELARSFNAMAHGLEQLEQERRDTVVSIAHELRTPLTVMQARLDAIEDGIYPLDQEQVGQLSAQTQLLTRLVADLRTLSLAEVGRLTLQLRQIEPFRLARSVAQDIQAARAGSIQVEVVGQETTLRADPDRLRQVLVNLTENAFKHARSQVRLTVHRGEQNLSVHVDDDGPGIPEPEREHVFERFVRLETSRSRDSGGTGLGLAVVHALMLAHGGDVTLEASPLGGTRATVRFPVEGG, via the coding sequence ATGCCTGCGTTCCTGAGCCAGCTGTCACTGCTCTGGCCGTCGTCATGGCGGACGGTGCTGGTGTCGCTGCTGCTGGGAATGCTGCTGGTGGTCGGCGTGACGGTGGGCGGCATGCTGTTCTTTTCGAATCTGGTGGTACAGCGGCAGATCAACAGTCTGCCCCCCGATCTCCGTGACCAGTTCCGAGACCATAACGATGCCGGCACCGCTGGTTTGGGAGGAACGGAGGCGTCTGGAACTGGTGCGGAGCAGGCGACCCCAACCACTGGACCGCAACTTCAGCAGCACCAAGCGGCGAGCGTCCCCGACATGGCGGCGTTTCAGTATCCGACCTTGATCGGCCCGGTGATGCCGCTCGGTGTGCTCAAATTCAGCAATCCACATGCTCATCGCGCTGACGGCTTTCTGCGTGACGTGGGCGATAGCTTGCGGGCCGCTTCACTGGTCTCGGCCATCTTCGGGCTGATCGTGGCGGTGCTGCTGGCCCGCCGCATTGCCCGCCCGATCAGCGAGGTGTCGGAGGCAGCGGCGCGGGTGGCTGCCGGAGACCTGAGCGTGCGGGCCAGATTGCTGCCCGGAGACCGCGAGACCACCGAACTGGCCCGCAGCTTCAATGCGATGGCGCACGGGCTGGAACAGCTGGAGCAGGAGCGGCGCGATACGGTGGTGTCGATTGCCCACGAGCTGCGAACCCCCCTGACTGTGATGCAGGCGCGGCTCGACGCGATCGAGGACGGCATCTATCCGCTCGATCAGGAGCAGGTGGGGCAGCTGTCGGCCCAGACGCAGCTGCTGACGCGGCTGGTGGCCGATCTGCGAACGCTCTCGCTGGCTGAAGTGGGACGCTTGACCCTCCAGCTCCGGCAGATTGAACCGTTTCGGCTGGCGCGTTCGGTGGCGCAGGATATCCAGGCGGCGCGGGCGGGCAGCATTCAGGTCGAGGTGGTAGGTCAGGAAACTACACTCAGGGCGGACCCCGACAGGCTGCGGCAGGTGCTGGTGAATCTGACCGAGAACGCCTTCAAGCATGCCCGCAGCCAAGTGCGCCTGACGGTTCACCGGGGAGAACAGAACCTGAGCGTGCATGTCGACGACGATGGCCCCGGTATTCCCGAACCCGAGCGTGAACACGTGTTCGAGCGGTTCGTGCGGCTGGAAACGTCACGCTCGCGCGACAGTGGCGGCACCGGGTTGGGACTGGCGGTGGTACATGCGCTGATGCTGGCGCACGGCGGCGACGTGACACTGGAAGCGTCGCCGTTAGGCGGCACGCGGGCGACCGTGCGCTTCCCGGTGGAAGGTGGATGA
- a CDS encoding tannase/feruloyl esterase family alpha/beta hydrolase, which produces MARSYCKATGSILSLDSAASPIRFEMNLPASWNQRALQFGGGGTDGSVVTGLGQYSEEPANIATLLARGYVTLGSDSGHDATGKPPFDTSFALNQEELMNFAQYQVKKTVDVAKFLMQKVYGQKPRYTYFAGGSQGGHEAFDAAQRYGGDYDGVIANYPAYNLQNMWQGALAQAKAIYGNASGVASPAWSNPAKVATLVTYVASQCDGLDGVSDGIISNVPACNAKVTMQAVRAALRCPDGTDTGDTCFSDAQLEAVEKIGSPVQFSFAFASGTTTYPKWPILEGATFRSNHLGQSNTADPTKVPFVPGGTAFQYFPGKGDVQGFITQNLSYDPLAFDPSQWVTRLQQVSGWTDAVSTNLSAFTAHGGKLLLTHGTIDDSITPYNTIQYWQKLVAANGQSAVSQFARFYLIPGKGHGEGLFNAKVDMLSALEAWVEQGVAPMNLIASDGNTDAATAATNGRTRPLCEYGSYPKYIGPESATQTQMNDAANFTCTTY; this is translated from the coding sequence GTGGCCCGCAGCTACTGCAAGGCGACTGGAAGCATCCTGTCACTCGATTCGGCGGCGTCTCCGATCCGTTTCGAGATGAACCTGCCCGCGTCATGGAACCAGCGCGCCTTGCAGTTCGGCGGTGGGGGCACTGACGGCTCGGTGGTGACGGGCCTGGGTCAGTACAGCGAAGAACCCGCCAACATCGCCACGCTGCTGGCACGCGGATACGTCACGCTGGGCAGCGATTCTGGCCACGACGCGACCGGCAAACCGCCGTTCGACACCAGCTTTGCCCTGAATCAGGAAGAGCTGATGAATTTCGCGCAGTACCAAGTCAAGAAGACGGTGGATGTCGCCAAGTTCCTGATGCAGAAGGTGTACGGCCAGAAACCCCGCTACACGTACTTCGCCGGCGGATCACAGGGTGGCCACGAGGCTTTCGATGCTGCGCAGCGCTATGGGGGCGACTACGACGGCGTGATCGCCAATTACCCGGCCTACAACCTGCAGAACATGTGGCAGGGTGCACTGGCGCAGGCCAAGGCGATCTACGGCAACGCGTCGGGCGTCGCCAGCCCCGCGTGGAGCAACCCCGCCAAGGTCGCCACGCTGGTGACGTACGTGGCCTCGCAGTGCGACGGCCTGGACGGCGTCTCGGACGGCATCATCAGCAACGTACCGGCCTGCAACGCCAAGGTGACGATGCAGGCCGTCCGGGCCGCCCTGCGCTGCCCGGACGGCACCGACACCGGCGACACGTGTTTTTCCGACGCGCAACTCGAGGCGGTCGAGAAGATCGGCTCACCCGTCCAGTTCAGCTTCGCATTTGCCAGTGGCACCACCACGTATCCGAAGTGGCCGATCCTCGAAGGCGCGACCTTCCGCTCGAATCACCTCGGCCAGAGCAACACCGCGGATCCGACCAAGGTGCCGTTCGTCCCCGGCGGCACGGCCTTCCAGTACTTTCCCGGGAAGGGTGATGTCCAAGGGTTCATCACCCAGAACCTGAGCTACGACCCACTGGCCTTCGATCCTTCGCAGTGGGTGACGCGCCTTCAGCAAGTGTCCGGGTGGACAGACGCGGTCAGCACTAACCTGAGCGCCTTCACCGCTCATGGCGGCAAGCTGCTGCTGACACACGGCACCATCGACGACTCGATCACGCCCTACAACACCATTCAGTACTGGCAGAAGCTTGTGGCGGCGAATGGTCAGTCGGCGGTGAGTCAGTTTGCACGCTTCTACCTGATTCCTGGCAAGGGCCACGGTGAGGGCCTCTTCAACGCCAAGGTCGACATGCTCTCCGCGCTGGAGGCATGGGTCGAGCAGGGCGTCGCTCCAATGAACCTGATCGCGTCCGACGGGAACACCGACGCCGCCACCGCCGCCACCAACGGCCGCACCCGTCCGCTATGTGAGTACGGCAGCTACCCCAAGTACATCGGCCCGGAAAGCGCGACCCAGACGCAGATGAACGACGCAGCCAACTTCACCTGCACGACCTACTGA
- a CDS encoding response regulator — protein sequence MSALILVVEDEPQIAAVLEAYLRQEGYRVEKAADGRAALSLYRSAKPDLLLLDLMLPGLSGMDVLRAVRADGQTPVILVTARAEETDQVLGLEFGADDYVVKPFRPREVMARVKAVLRRTSARSEGEQPQVYRVGDLEIDTGAVLVRLLGQTLPMTPAEFRLLACMAGALGRAFTRAELLAAALPDSEALERVVDAHLASARRKLEAGGGTGLLQTVRGVGYRLAESG from the coding sequence ATGAGCGCCCTGATTCTGGTGGTGGAGGATGAGCCGCAGATCGCGGCGGTGCTGGAAGCGTACCTGCGTCAGGAGGGCTACCGGGTCGAGAAGGCCGCCGACGGCAGGGCCGCGCTGAGTCTGTACCGCAGCGCCAAGCCCGACCTGTTGCTGCTCGATCTGATGCTCCCCGGCCTGAGTGGTATGGACGTGCTCCGAGCGGTGCGCGCCGACGGGCAGACCCCGGTGATCCTGGTGACCGCCCGCGCCGAGGAGACCGATCAGGTGCTGGGGCTGGAATTCGGGGCCGACGATTACGTGGTCAAGCCCTTCAGGCCGCGCGAGGTGATGGCCCGCGTCAAGGCGGTTCTGCGCCGCACGTCGGCCCGCAGCGAGGGCGAGCAGCCGCAGGTGTACCGTGTGGGCGATCTGGAAATCGATACTGGGGCGGTGCTGGTACGCCTGCTGGGTCAGACCCTGCCGATGACGCCAGCGGAATTCCGGCTGCTGGCGTGCATGGCGGGTGCGCTGGGCCGGGCCTTCACGCGGGCCGAGTTGCTGGCCGCTGCCCTGCCCGACTCCGAAGCGTTGGAACGCGTGGTCGATGCTCACCTAGCGTCGGCGCGGCGCAAGCTGGAGGCGGGCGGCGGCACCGGCCTGCTCCAGACGGTGCGCGGCGTGGGCTACCGACTGGCCGAAAGCGGCTGA